A genome region from Alkalimarinus coralli includes the following:
- the ectA gene encoding diaminobutyrate acetyltransferase: MQSITLTPPNDTDGHSVFSLVEQCPPLDTNSLYCNLLQCSHFANTSVIAKSNGKTVGFISGYLLPRQNNTLFIWQVAVDSSARGQGLAQRMLRHIIERDVCSNITHIETTITENNGASWALFESIAKHYSAPLVRSVMFDKKEHFSGAHDSELLARIGPLSK; encoded by the coding sequence ATGCAATCTATTACGCTCACCCCACCTAACGACACTGATGGACATTCAGTCTTTAGTCTAGTTGAGCAATGCCCTCCCTTAGATACTAACTCCTTGTACTGCAACCTATTGCAGTGCAGCCACTTTGCAAACACCTCCGTTATTGCCAAGTCAAACGGCAAAACAGTCGGATTTATTTCAGGCTACTTACTACCACGACAGAACAATACGTTATTCATATGGCAGGTAGCCGTAGACAGCTCAGCCAGAGGACAAGGCCTTGCGCAACGAATGTTGCGCCACATTATTGAACGTGATGTCTGCTCAAATATCACCCACATTGAAACCACCATCACTGAAAACAACGGTGCATCCTGGGCGCTCTTCGAAAGCATTGCAAAGCACTATAGTGCACCGCTCGTTCGCTCTGTGATGTTTGACAAAAAAGAGCATTTTTCAGGTGCACACGATAGCGAATTATTAGCAAGGATAGGCCCTCTTAGTAAGTAG
- a CDS encoding MarR family winged helix-turn-helix transcriptional regulator — MNHVDQVLVALRRVIRATDLHSKHLAKTTGLTAPQILLLQTIRDKGEVTIGELAVDMSLSQATVTTILDRLEKRGLVYRERSKEDKRKVHAYLTDKANETMKTAPTPLQDQFARQFNDLQDWEKMMIISSLQRVAQMMDAQHIDASPVLDVGLLDRSAAAADPSAVYPGKT, encoded by the coding sequence TTGAATCATGTAGATCAGGTCTTGGTGGCTTTGCGAAGGGTAATTAGAGCGACAGATTTGCACTCTAAACATTTGGCAAAAACTACCGGACTCACCGCGCCTCAGATACTGCTGTTGCAGACGATCAGGGATAAGGGGGAAGTGACGATTGGCGAGCTTGCTGTTGATATGAGTTTGAGCCAGGCAACTGTAACGACCATTCTTGACCGATTGGAAAAGCGGGGGCTGGTGTATCGAGAGCGCTCCAAAGAAGATAAGCGAAAAGTTCATGCTTATTTAACGGATAAAGCCAACGAAACAATGAAAACAGCCCCAACCCCTCTGCAAGATCAGTTTGCCCGGCAGTTTAATGACCTTCAGGACTGGGAAAAGATGATGATTATTTCGAGTCTTCAACGTGTCGCACAAATGATGGATGCGCAGCATATTGATGCTTCACCGGTGCTGGATGTTGGTTTGCTGGACCGATCTGCTGCTGCGGCTGACCCATCTGCGGTGTACCCAGGTAAAACTTAA